A region from the Plasmodium berghei ANKA genome assembly, chromosome: 9 genome encodes:
- a CDS encoding folate transporter 2, putative: MIEKSNNIYLSIDPIVERIKKNGEELPLINSEKKGIDYTQIVVYLVGLSDGLIHLASLAIYYLFKDHYRLTPYQVSLILMYPYLPFILKPIIALITDSISIFGMRRKPYLFLFSLFQSLNFLSLALVDLSLIQATLVLFFISLCASFCTTVAEALVVESSIGKTYSQGTNKVTEFIASKAVGSLSVAYFSGYFLEKVSREYIFMATSIFPLIISISCLFLKEKEYVTRKNIFKQMTDLIKFINTPVFIGPFLYIFVYMSGPDYDDAFFFFCTNKLGFRPSFMGTLRLTYGIASLIGIIVYRVFLKNSSLRNTLIFTTLVSFPIYISPIILTEKINKYFGISNELFVLSGGFLIEAITEIQLLPLFILTANICQEGLEASVFATILSVKNLGSLTKKGTSSLLTYLMKIDTYNFDNLSMYILTCGLFLLLSLSLVPLLPSEDQIESLKNKKIQK; encoded by the coding sequence ATGATTGAGAAATCGAATAACATATATCTTAGTATCGATCCGATTGTTGAacgaattaaaaaaaatggagaaGAATTGCCTTTGATAAattctgaaaaaaaaggtaTAGATTATACTCAGATAGTTGTTTATTTAGTTGGATTGTCAGATGGATTAATACATTTAGCATCTTTGGCTATatactatttatttaaagaCCATTATAGATTAACACCATATCAAgtatcattaatattaatgtaCCCATATTTAccttttatattaaaaccTATCATTGCACTAATAACTGATTCGATATCTATATTTGGAATGCGAAGAAAAccgtatttatttttgtttagtTTATTTCaatcattaaattttttatcattagcACTTGTTGATTTATCATTAATACAAGCAACATtggtattattttttatatcattatgtGCATCCTTTTGTACAACCGTTGCAGAAGCCTTAGTTGTCGAAAGTTCTATAGGAAAAACATATTCACAAGGCACAAATAAAGTAACAGAATTTATAGCATCGAAAGCTGTAGGCAGTTTATCTGTCGCATATTTTTCAGgatattttttagaaaaagtATCAcgagaatatatatttatggcTACCTCTATATTTCCTTTAATTATATCTATAtcttgtttatttttaaaagaaaaagagtATGTAACAcgtaaaaatatattcaaacaAATGACAGATTTAATTAAGTTTATTAATACACCAGTTTTTATAGGcccatttttatatatatttgtatatatgtcTGGCCCAGATTATGAtgatgcattttttttcttttgtaCAAATAAGTTAGGTTTCCGACCTTCTTTTATGGGCACATTAAGATTGACATATGGTATAGCATCATTAATTGGTATAATAGTTTATAGAgtctttttaaaaaattcaagTTTAAGAAATACACTTATTTTTACAACTTTAGTATCTTTccctatatatatatcaccaataatattaacagaaaaaattaataaatattttggaATTTCTAATGAATTGTTTGTATTAAGTGGCGGGTTTTTAATTGAAGCCATTACAGAAATACAGTTACTACctctatttattttaacagCTAATATTTGTCAAGAAGGATTAGAAGCTAGTGTTTTTGCTACTATATTAAGTGTTAAAAATTTAGGCTCCCTCACAAAAAAGGGAACATCTTCTCTTCTCACttatttaatgaaaatagatacttataattttgataacctaagtatgtatatattaacttGTGGGTTGTTTCTTTTACTCTCTCTTTCGTTGGTTCCTTTGTTACCTTCTGAGGATCAAATTGaaagtttaaaaaataaaaaaatacagaaATGA
- a CDS encoding guanine nucleotide-exchange factor SEC12, putative: protein MDEVKVSYLNYPIYGIGSNEKYVVTSGGGGGKNYGIEDILDINTFDEKEKKLQQIWSTTEQNGVVDGIIFVDKYNIWLGSVRNECIIFQINEESGPNILLNFVTDACKKNARQTVVRFSSNSNLILTGGEDKIVKLWKLTFSNNNKHKLIINDLYIDPKNAIEHLGDYKGHEDCIKDCDISKDEKIICTCSSDNSLKIWDTNSFVNLHTEQMKNPKNNNENLNFRCCKFLKNINNSDEFTYKLLTTAYTSRGNSYLIIWNIYYNDKKEKYTCEKYKFVWLDDRPCCNIAISKDEKYIALGFSTGALKIYNYKYSLLAHYKKHELPITAMCFIKNDNYLLSAGADYSISCTHINSFSFRYLRKIWKISITMIIILILTLILLDCFNAGYDIRMNNLVRDFSNFGKKKKNNNTTIKPKNHTTDEL, encoded by the coding sequence ATGGACGAAGTAAAGGTGTCATATCTGAACTATCCAATTTATGGAATCGGTTCAAACGAAAAATATGTTGTAACCTCTGGAGGAGGAGGAGGTAAAAATTATGGGATTGAAGATATATTAGATATTAATACATttgatgaaaaagaaaaaaaattacaacaAATATGGTCAACAACTGAACAAAATGGAGTTGTTGATGGAATAATATTTgtagataaatataatatatggcTAGGATCTGTACGAAATgaatgtataatatttcaaataaatgaagaaaGTGGTcctaatattttattaaacttTGTTACAGATgcttgtaaaaaaaatgcaagGCAAACAGTTGTTAGATTTTCATCGAATagtaatttaatattaacaGGGGGTGAAGacaaaatagtaaaattaTGGAAACTTACATtcagtaataataataaacataaattaataattaatgatttatatatcGATCCAAAAAATGCTATAGAGCATTTAGGTGATTATAAAGGCCATGAAGATTGTATTAAAGATTGTGATATATcaaaagatgaaaaaataatatgtacATGTTCATCTGataattcattaaaaatttgGGACACTAATAGTTTTGTTAATCTACATACCgaacaaatgaaaaatccaaaaaataataatgaaaatctAAATTTTAGATgttgtaaatttttaaaaaatataaataattcagatgaatttacatataaattattaacaaCAGCATATACGTCTAGAGGAAATagttatttaattatatggaatatatattacaatgataaaaaagaaaaatatacatgtgaaaaatataaatttgtatgGTTAGATGATCGACCTTGTTGTAATATAGCCATAAGTaaagatgaaaaatatatagctTTAGGTTTTAGTACTGGagcattaaaaatatataactataAATATTCACTTTTAGCacattataaaaaacatgaaTTGCCAATAACAGCCATgtgttttattaaaaatgataattatttattatcagCGGGTGCAGATTATAGTATTAGCTGTACTCACATAAATTCGTTTAGTTTTCGatatttaagaaaaatatggaaaatatcTATAACcatgataataatacttATATTAACTCTCATTTTGTTGGATTGTTTTAATGCTGGATATGATATACGAATGAACAACTTAGTGAGAGACTTTTCAAActttggaaaaaaaaaaaaaaataataatacaactATTAAGCCAAAGAATCATACTACCGATGAACTATAA
- a CDS encoding peptidyl-prolyl cis-trans isomerase, putative, with the protein MSISLHTNYGDIKIELFCHEVPKTCKNFLALCASGYYDNTKFHRNIKGFAIQGGDPTNTGKGGESIYGKYFDDEFDSTLKHDKRGIVSMANKGKPNTNGSQFFITYSRQPHLNGVYPVFAKVIDGMDVLSTLENEPVEEKNRPVKDIIIESVTIHANPIAEDEFLSM; encoded by the exons atgtcTATAAGTTTGCATACAAATTATGGcgatataaaaattgaacTTTTTTGTCACGAAGTCCCCAAAACTTGCaaa aattTTTTAGCCCTATGTGCCTCTGGGTATTAtgataatacaaaatttcACAG aaACATAAAGGGGTTCGCCATACAAGGAGGGGACCCAACTAATACGGGAAAAGGTGGAGAGAGCatttatggaaaatatttcGATGACGAATTTGATTCAACATTAAAg caTGATAAAAGAGGAATCGTATCCATGGCAAATAAGGGTAAACCCAATACAAATGGAtctcaattttttataacttaTTCAAGACAGCCACACCTTAATGGTGTTTATCCAGTTTTTGCAAA agTAATAGACGGTATGGATGTATTATCTACCCTTGAAAATg aaCCAgtagaagaaaaaaacagaCCCGTAAAAGATATCATAATTGAATCTGTGACAATACATGCAAATCCGATTGCAGAAGATGAATTTCTTTCCATGTAA
- a CDS encoding pyridoxine biosynthesis protein PDX2, putative has protein sequence MEKLTIGVLSLQGNFQSHINHFLQLQNPSLKVIEVRNKTNLRECDGIVIPGGESTTLRKCMSYDNDSLYNALKNYIHVKKKPVWGTCAGCILLSEKVEKNKDDNIENEYGNDFSLGGLDIEITRNYYGSQNDSFICSLDIKSQDPIFKKNIRAPCIRAPFIKKISSDKVVTIATFSHESFGKNIIGAVEQDNCMGTIFHPELMPYTCFHDYFLEKVKKHIKDSREA, from the exons ATGGAAAAACTAACTATAGGTGTTTTATCTCTACAAGGAAATTTCCAATCACatataaatcattttcttcaGTTACAAAATCCATCACTTAAAGTTATAGAG GTTAGGAATAAAACTAATTTAAGGGAATGTGATGGAATAGTGATACCTGGAGGAGAATCAACAACATTAAGAAAATGCATGTCATACGATAATGACTCCTTATATAAc gccttgaaaaattatattcatgttaaaaaaaaacctGTGTGGGGTACTTGTGCTG GATGTATTTTACTATCAGAAAAagttgaaaaaaacaaggatgataatattgaaaatgaatatgGAAATGATTTTTCCTTGGGAGGCTTGGATATAGAAATTACACGAAATTATTATGGATCTCAg AATGATAGCTTTATTTGCTCATTAGATATAAAATCTCAAGATcctatttttaaaaaaaatattagagCACCATGTATAAGAGCAccatttataaaaaaaatatcatcaGACAAG GTTGTAACAATTGCAACATTTTCACATGAATcatttggaaaaaatatcataGGAG CGGTTGAACAAGACAATTGTATGGGAACAATTTTTCACCCAGAATTAATGCCATATACATGTTTTCATGATTATTTTCTTGAAAAGgttaaaaaacatataaaggATTCAAGAGAAGcataa
- a CDS encoding serine esterase, putative, whose product MKEKYKNYRSESIFLRDGNLFGIHDTINDEKEAEKCAFFFNNNKNIFTNLFTNYNDNTSMIDLLNRGIKNDNSVLNLSKLKKYKNKKNTPNNNIEDNLNSLKNDEPFVKKEWINNFCWACSLNLLDEILEKEIYKKKKIGYVYDLINDENSYFDTSTFISVPYEFARFMLSQSESNVLQNIKINNTIKEEKYLFKKLCKNRKNNNKSNINKYKPCDDISSSDFSSIGYSSNTDKSNKDINDGNMHNYYGNYLHIREKLFNYHNSNNKKKYLYNDDDLFYNKKNLKNFKKCCDENLLNKEQRVNRVHNITKNKELYNKNRQKKGKHNILYDKMSNSNDSKHEYRQIYKRTNLDNANVCEYKNCTKSILLSHIRNVKSDMLKMGNKKMHKNKDFNWNHNTIFKTINIKQLNEKIPINDFQYYLSDIEENNSYKYLQCNKRITKRSKSICSILRTNNDNNNSTQNGTEYLEGNEKTIDTDIFDSENYFNNPTDRNIYSEEIDEDMIDKEENDIKNNYNKRIYYKYKNNLNYIKEFYYIAETKKKKTFPLCLYNNIKLIDDVKQCSKCYCFFNKTACHCIECKKKYNMKILTPHYFIFQHGLTASVWDFQNIINPLLKKYPPIFLYVAYSNQGHTFEGVDVGTERICAELKFLFRTINNDNINISMVGHSLGGVLNRYNLTNLYRKKILKKKKLINFVTFACPHIGVHENIPFVRTISSYLGAHTVDDLNNKTSALLKISNLESINILKKFENIIFYGNTHSDWLVGIRTSLVLPYTLFNNELILYIMNKAKNLLDVPINIFSIVHLYMREKKLLFFNFYQNVNNPNYLLNKRKNQNQFLYKMLQTIISSTKLLAYHRPPKKLSIYMDDYEKKKNNNNNKTIKSIPASYSNSLFNKSVHENKTKSSTKENNNNKTSYNIDNSIELIQFNYNKKKDKNENSSIEKDTSLSSIKSTSLENVFSYNNNKENNFINMKKNKNNIDNSYTHSENEEDYIIHDFYKNHINMPNNSENMEDGELTNEQAKEAGLNSYKTISKTTNCNYMEEPEKRELLNNDLNKDMDYRNSENQNISYSNNINDKIDNKKNEESYSINEPKNSDNIEDNNNNCENNENNNSEADNKKKEKMKNYKYFEKLFFQCLKEKIMYDIKTLDSNLKKEKEQIGKKSKTGKMFLQNTINIIKNYNFLNYPKGNDNTNSSSNNNILDMCDEIKPFKNSTNFEYNNISINESQSDKLNSDNKTIFEKNNKSIDPIYISNNNHIEEYNYISEFFHTSSDDNCEENENIPNIIFNKYIPPNVAENNKAHKTELNNGGNSEGPHRNTEWNNNNDNANKIIKKKTKKNNLLKGITKNDKKKYKQILYHIYSISNDELIENFYKNPELIYYEVLFYCLNELPIQRYCISMPLYSNAHVQIIAHPRICSEESTIIKHFIEHLIV is encoded by the coding sequence atgaaagaaaaatataaaaattaccGAAGTGAATCTATCTTTTTGAGAGATGGGAATTTGTTTGGGATACATGATACcataaatgatgaaaagGAAGCTGAAAAATgcgcatttttttttaacaataataaaaatatatttacaaatttgtttacaaattataatgataatactAGTATGATTGATTTATTGAATAgaggaataaaaaatgataacaGTGTGCTAAATTTGAgcaagttaaaaaaatataaaaataaaaaaaatacaccaaataataatatagaagATAACTtaaattcattaaaaaatgatgaaccatttgtaaaaaaagaatggataaacaatttttgtTGGGCTTGCtctttaaatttattagatgaaattttagaaaaggagatatataaaaaaaaaaaaattgggTATGTATATGATTTAAttaatgatgaaaattctTATTTCGATACGAGTACTTTTATTAGTGTCCCATATGAATTTGCACGATTTATGTTATCACAATCAGAAAGTAATGTATTACagaatattaaaataaataatacgataaaagaagaaaaatatttatttaaaaaacttTGTAAAAATcgtaaaaataacaataaaagtaatataaataaatacaaaccGTGCGACGATATATCAAGCTCAGATTTTTCAAGCATAGGATATAGCAGTAATACAGACAAAAGTAACAAAGACATAAATGATGGAAACATGCATAACTATTATGGtaattatttacatatcAGGGAAAAACTATTTAATTATCATAattctaataataaaaaaaaatatttatataatgatgatgatttattttacaataaaaaaaatttgaaaaattttaaaaaatgctGTGATGAAAATTTGCTGAATAAGGAGCAAAGAGTGAACCGAGTACATAATATAACGAAAAATAAAGAgttatataacaaaaatagacaaaaaaaaggaaaacacaatattttatatgataaaatgaGCAATAGCAATGACAGTAAACATGAGTATAGACAAATTTATAAACGTACAAATCTGGATAATGCAAATGTGtgtgaatataaaaattgtacaaaatcgatattattatcacatATTAGGAATGTCAAATCTGACATGTTAAAAATGggtaacaaaaaaatgcataaaaataaagactTTAATTGGAATCATAATACGATTTTTAAgacaataaatataaaacagttaaatgaaaaaatccCCATAAAtgattttcaatattatttaagcgatatagaagaaaataatagttaTAAATATCTACAGTGTAATAAACGAATAACAAAAAGGAGCAAATCTATTTGCTCCATATTAAGaacaaataatgataacAATAATAGTACACAAAATGGCACAGAATATTTAGAAGGCAATGAAAAAACAATTGATACTGATATCTTTGATTCTGAAaactattttaataatCCTACCGATCGAAATATATACTCTGAGGAGATAGATGAAGATATGATAGACAAAGAAGAAAacgatataaaaaataattataataaaagaatatattataaatataaaaataatttaaattatattaaagaattttattatattgcaGAAactaagaaaaaaaaaacgttCCCTTTATGcctatataataatattaaattgaTTGACGATGTAAAACAATGCTCTAAAtgttattgtttttttaacaaaacgGCTTGTCATTGTATAGAAtgtaaaaagaaatataatatgaaaattttaactccccattattttatatttcaacATGGTTTAACTGCAAGCGTATGggattttcaaaatataattaatcctttactaaaaaaatatccacctatttttttatatgtagcATATAGTAATCAAGGACATACATTTGAAGGTGTTGATGTTGGCACTGAAAGAATATGTGCtgaattaaaatttttatttagaaCTATAaacaatgataatataaatatatctatgGTAGGACATTCATTAGGAGGAGTATTAAATAGATATAATTTAACTAATTtgtatagaaaaaaaattcttaaaaaaaaaaaattaattaattttgtaaCTTTTGCATGCCCACATATTGGCGTTCATGAAAATATTCCATTCGTTAGAACTATATCATCATATTTAGGGGCACATACAGTTgatgatttaaataataaaactagCGCTTTGTTAAAGATATCAAATCTTGaaagtataaatattttaaaaaaatttgaaaatataatattttatggaAATACACATTCAGATTGGCTAGTAGGTATTAGGACATCTTTAGTTTTACCTTATACACTATTTAATAATGAacttatattatatataatgaataaaGCCAAAAATTTGTTAGATGTTCcgataaatattttttcaattgttcatttatatatgcgcgaaaaaaaattattattttttaatttttatcaaaatgtaaataatccaaattatttattaaataaaagaaaaaatcaaaatcaatttttgtataaaatgCTACAAACTATTATATCATCGACTAAATTGTTAGCATATCACCGCCCCCCAAAAAAATTGAGTATTTATATGGAtgattatgaaaaaaaaaaaaataataataataacaaaacgATAAAAAGTATACCAGCTAGCTACTCAAATTCATTATTCAACAAAAGTGTACatgaaaacaaaacaaaatcTTCtacaaaagaaaataataataataaaactagCTATAACATAGACAATAGTATTGAATTGATccaatttaattataataaaaaaaaggataaAAACGAAAATTCTTCAATTGAAAAGGATACGAGCTTATCCTCTATTAAATCAACTTCATTAGaaaatgttttttcatataataataataaggaaaacaattttattaatatgaaaaaaaataaaaataatattgataattCTTATACACATAgtgaaaatgaagaagactatataatacatgatttttataaaaaccATATAAATATGCCTAATAATAGTGAAAACATGGAAGATGGTGAATTAACAAATGAACAAGCCAAAGAAGCTGGATTGAATTCATATAAAACCATTTCCAAAACTACGAATTGCAATTATATGGAGGAACCGGAAAAAAGGGAGCTTTTGAATAATGATTTGAATAAAGATATGGATTATAGAAATTCagaaaatcaaaatataagttactctaataatattaatgataaaattgataataaaaaaaatgaagaatcATATAGTATTAATGAACCTAAAAATAGTGACAATATtgaagataataataacaattgtgaaaataatgaaaataataattctgaagctgataataaaaagaaagaaaaaatgaaaaattataaatattttgaaaaattatttttccaatgcttaaaagaaaaaataatgtacGATATAAAAACTTTAGACAgtaatttgaaaaaagaaaaagaacaaattggaaaaaaaagtaaaactGGTAAAATGTTTCTTCAAAAtactattaatataataaaaaattataattttttaaattatccAAAAGGTAATGACAACACTAATAGTAgtagtaataataacatattaGATATGTGTGATGAAATTAAACCATTTAAAAACAGTACCAATTTTGaatacaataatatatctattAACGAGAGCCAAAGTGATAAATTGAATTCggataataaaacaatttttgaaaaaaataataaaagcaTAGACCCAATATACattagtaataataatcatattgaagaatataattatataagtGAGTTTTTTCATACATCTTCTGATGATAATTGTGAGGAAAACGAAAATATTCCtaacataatatttaacaaatatataccACCGAATGTAgctgaaaataataaagctCATAAAACCGAATTGAATAATGGGGGAAATAGCGAAGGGCCTCATAGAAATACTGAATGGAATAACAATAACGATAATGCAAAtaagataataaaaaagaaaacaaaaaaaaataatttacttAAAGgtattacaaaaaatgataaaaaaaaatataagcaaatattatatcatatttattcaatATCAAATGATGAGttaattgaaaatttttataaaaatccTGAACTAATTTACTATGAAGTTTTGTTTTATTGCTTAAATGAGTTACCAATACAACGATATTGTATTTCTATGCCATTATATTCAAACGCCCATGTTCAAATTATTGCACACCCAAGAATATGTTCAGAAGAATCAACTATCATAAAACACTTCATTGAACATTTGATtgtttaa